In Urechidicola croceus, a single window of DNA contains:
- a CDS encoding DNA polymerase III subunit gamma/tau, whose protein sequence is MEHFIVSARKYRPQAFQDVIGQQSITNTLENAIKNNHLAQALLFTGPRGVGKTTCARILAKRINQEGLTESNPDEDFAFNIFELDAASNNSVDDIRNLTDQVRIPPQVGKYKVYIIDEVHMLSQAAFNAFLKTLEEPPAHAIFILATTEKHKIIPTILSRCQIFDFKRITVLDVKNYLKDIAKQEKINAEDDALHIIAQKADGAMRDALSIFDRVVSFSGTELTRQAVTENLNVLDYDEYFKITDLLLENNIPQVLVHFNLILAKGFDGHHFISGLASHFRDLLVAKDKVTVELLEVGDNAKKRYLEQSQKASMQFLLQAIDKANDCDLKYKTSKNQRLLVELTLMQLSSITFDGEKKNDKNYIIPAKFFKNIHVEEKLDVHPTTKKQVTKAQAKTTTATNIPATAININKISSDASPTLKTQRKRGSSALSLKSIERKKDQKEAVVETIDYSKMPKTPFTEQQLISVWKEYIGTLLKNGKKIIASTMSANTPTVEGFNIHFSLPNTLMQSQLENQKPRALKYIREKLNNYSIDLIIDVNEITEKKFAYTPQEKYEKLKEKNPLIEVFRRKFDLDL, encoded by the coding sequence ATGGAGCATTTTATAGTCTCAGCGCGTAAATATAGACCTCAAGCATTTCAAGATGTTATCGGGCAACAATCTATTACTAATACGCTTGAAAACGCTATAAAAAACAACCATTTAGCACAAGCTTTATTATTTACCGGGCCAAGAGGTGTTGGAAAAACTACTTGTGCACGAATACTTGCTAAGCGTATCAATCAAGAAGGATTAACAGAATCAAATCCTGACGAGGACTTCGCATTTAATATTTTTGAATTAGATGCAGCATCAAATAACTCGGTTGATGACATACGTAACCTGACCGATCAGGTAAGAATACCACCACAAGTTGGAAAATATAAAGTATATATTATTGATGAGGTTCATATGCTCTCTCAAGCGGCTTTCAATGCTTTTCTAAAAACACTTGAAGAACCACCTGCACATGCTATTTTTATATTAGCGACTACTGAAAAACACAAAATAATACCTACTATCCTTTCAAGATGTCAAATATTTGATTTTAAAAGAATCACAGTACTTGATGTGAAAAACTATTTGAAAGATATTGCTAAACAAGAAAAAATCAATGCAGAAGATGATGCTTTACACATTATAGCTCAAAAAGCAGATGGTGCAATGCGTGATGCACTATCAATATTTGATAGAGTAGTTAGTTTTTCTGGAACTGAACTTACAAGACAAGCTGTAACTGAAAACTTGAATGTTCTTGATTATGATGAATACTTTAAAATTACCGATTTACTCTTAGAAAATAATATACCGCAAGTTTTAGTTCATTTTAATTTAATTCTTGCAAAAGGTTTTGATGGCCATCATTTTATAAGTGGTTTAGCATCACATTTTAGAGATTTATTGGTTGCAAAAGATAAAGTCACTGTTGAATTACTTGAAGTTGGAGATAATGCAAAAAAAAGATATTTAGAGCAATCTCAAAAAGCGTCAATGCAATTTTTACTTCAGGCAATTGATAAAGCCAATGACTGCGATTTGAAGTATAAAACAAGTAAAAATCAACGATTACTTGTCGAATTAACACTTATGCAGTTATCCTCTATCACTTTTGATGGAGAAAAAAAAAATGACAAAAACTACATAATTCCAGCTAAATTCTTTAAAAATATTCATGTTGAAGAAAAATTAGATGTACATCCAACCACAAAAAAACAAGTAACAAAAGCTCAGGCTAAAACAACTACCGCAACAAATATACCTGCAACAGCAATTAATATTAATAAAATATCATCAGACGCTTCTCCTACTTTAAAAACACAACGAAAAAGAGGGTCTTCGGCTCTATCACTTAAAAGTATTGAACGCAAAAAAGATCAAAAAGAAGCTGTAGTAGAAACAATTGATTATAGTAAAATGCCAAAAACACCTTTTACTGAACAACAATTGATATCGGTTTGGAAAGAATATATTGGCACCCTATTAAAGAATGGAAAGAAAATAATAGCATCTACCATGAGTGCTAACACGCCAACTGTTGAAGGATTTAACATTCACTTTTCATTACCTAACACACTCATGCAGTCTCAGTTAGAAAATCAAAAACCTAGAGCATTAAAATATATTAGAGAAAAATTAAATAATTATAGTATAGATTTAATTATTGATGTTAATGAAATAACTGAAAAGAAATTTGCCTACACTCCACAAGAAAAATATGAGAAATTAAAAGAAAAGAATCCTTTAATCGAAGTATTTAGACGTAAATTTGATCTAGATCTTTAA
- a CDS encoding DUF4870 domain-containing protein, translating into MRKNNQLLVITHLSQLLDFVTGIGGIIVPLILWVTNKDQVQDMDEHGKSILNFRLTMLLYLLICVPLVLFFGLGLLGFIVIGIFYFIFPIINAIKASNGEHPSYPFSISFIK; encoded by the coding sequence ATGAGAAAAAATAATCAATTGTTAGTCATTACACATTTAAGTCAATTACTTGATTTTGTAACAGGAATAGGAGGGATTATTGTTCCATTAATTTTATGGGTTACCAACAAAGATCAAGTTCAAGATATGGATGAACATGGAAAGTCAATTTTAAATTTCCGACTTACAATGTTGTTGTATCTATTAATCTGTGTTCCGTTAGTTCTATTTTTTGGATTAGGATTGTTAGGTTTTATTGTAATCGGAATATTTTACTTTATATTTCCTATTATAAATGCTATAAAAGCGAGTAATGGTGAGCATCCAAGTTATCCGTTTAGTATTTCGTTTATTAAGTAA
- the mnmE gene encoding tRNA uridine-5-carboxymethylaminomethyl(34) synthesis GTPase MnmE, with product MTHQTTFNETIIALATPSGMGSIAVLRLSGENAIEIVNAHFKSKFASKDLTKVKSHTIHLGHILDGNRIIDEVLVSVFKNPNSYTGENVVEINCHGSIYIQQEILQLFLENGCRMATNGEYTLRAFTNGKLDLLQAEAVADLVASDSKASHQIALQQMRGGFSSEIENLREQLVNFASLIELELDFSEEDVEFADRTEFKRLVDKISHVLKRLIDSFAIGNVFKNGIPVAIVGEPNVGKSTLLNALLNEERAIVSDIAGTTRDAIEDEIAIDGVTFRFIDTAGIRETEDVVESIGIKKTYEKIDQAQLVIQIVSAENIAFNDEILKQVQNDVKSLKENYPTKKLLVVLNKIDLLDSEKLEKLIDQFENCIALSAKNNVGITELTTQLTDLVNIGALSNNQTIVSNSRHFEALTNALKSIKEVEKGMELNISSDLIAIDIRQALFHLGEITGAVTTDDLLGNIFANFCIGK from the coding sequence ATGACACACCAAACTACATTCAACGAAACAATCATTGCATTGGCCACTCCATCAGGTATGGGATCAATTGCTGTGCTCCGACTTTCTGGAGAAAATGCTATTGAAATTGTAAATGCACATTTCAAATCAAAATTTGCATCAAAAGATTTAACAAAAGTAAAATCACATACTATTCATTTGGGCCATATACTAGATGGAAATAGAATTATTGACGAAGTATTAGTTTCTGTTTTTAAAAACCCAAACTCATATACTGGAGAAAATGTTGTTGAAATCAATTGCCATGGTTCTATTTATATTCAGCAAGAAATACTACAATTGTTTTTAGAAAATGGTTGTCGAATGGCAACCAATGGTGAATATACTTTACGTGCTTTTACCAATGGAAAATTAGATTTATTACAAGCAGAAGCAGTTGCCGATCTTGTAGCATCCGATTCAAAAGCATCACATCAAATTGCATTACAACAAATGCGTGGTGGATTTTCATCAGAAATTGAAAATTTAAGAGAACAACTCGTAAACTTTGCCAGTTTGATTGAACTAGAACTAGATTTTTCTGAAGAAGACGTAGAATTTGCAGACAGAACAGAGTTTAAACGATTAGTTGACAAAATATCACATGTTTTAAAACGATTGATAGATTCATTTGCTATTGGAAATGTATTTAAAAACGGAATTCCTGTAGCTATTGTTGGTGAACCAAATGTCGGAAAGTCAACACTACTAAATGCACTACTAAACGAAGAAAGAGCCATTGTTTCTGATATTGCTGGTACAACTCGTGATGCTATTGAAGATGAAATAGCAATTGATGGTGTTACCTTTCGTTTCATTGATACTGCTGGAATACGTGAAACTGAAGATGTAGTAGAAAGTATTGGAATCAAAAAAACATATGAAAAAATAGATCAAGCACAATTGGTCATTCAAATTGTAAGTGCCGAAAATATTGCTTTTAATGATGAGATTCTGAAACAAGTTCAGAATGACGTTAAAAGTTTAAAAGAAAATTATCCAACTAAAAAATTGTTAGTTGTACTTAATAAAATTGATTTATTAGATTCAGAAAAATTAGAAAAACTAATAGATCAATTTGAAAATTGCATTGCACTTTCAGCAAAAAACAATGTTGGTATTACTGAACTTACTACACAATTAACTGATTTGGTAAATATTGGAGCACTTAGTAACAATCAAACAATTGTAAGTAATAGTCGACATTTTGAAGCCTTGACCAATGCTCTAAAATCTATTAAAGAAGTAGAAAAAGGCATGGAATTAAATATCAGTTCCGATTTAATAGCCATTGACATTCGTCAAGCATTATTTCATTTAGGAGAAATTACTGGTGCTGTAACAACTGATGATTTATTAGGTAATATCTTTGCGAACTTCTGTATCGGAAAGTAA
- a CDS encoding universal stress protein gives MQQFNKVLIGIAFSPSLKANLFEAIRFCNMFNSKLICVHVGKKSIEKEAQLKQLFNQVQEYIIEPKIIWQDGDPVDVILNSCKTHKVDLLIIGATQQEKLLRFYLGSIARKLTRKACCSVLLLIKPSVKRIQCNHIVVNGLEDERTKKSIHTSFYVSKKLDCKKITIVEEINQNEIEVKVNDDKSLRKATILKERIKQRENFRLRDILKDIDKGNISVKTQNIFGKRGYSIGHYAKVVRADLLVMNAPKSAGILDRIFPHDLEYILSELPTDVLIVR, from the coding sequence TTGCAACAATTCAACAAAGTACTTATTGGTATTGCTTTTTCACCAAGTTTAAAGGCTAATTTATTTGAAGCAATTCGATTTTGTAACATGTTCAATTCAAAGTTAATATGTGTTCATGTTGGAAAAAAATCAATAGAGAAAGAAGCACAACTTAAACAATTATTCAATCAGGTACAAGAGTATATAATTGAACCAAAAATTATTTGGCAAGATGGTGACCCTGTTGATGTTATTTTAAATTCTTGTAAGACACATAAAGTAGATTTACTAATAATTGGAGCTACACAACAAGAGAAATTACTGCGTTTTTATCTAGGTTCTATTGCACGGAAATTAACAAGAAAAGCATGCTGTTCTGTTTTATTACTGATTAAACCCTCTGTAAAAAGAATCCAATGTAATCACATTGTAGTAAATGGCTTAGAAGATGAAAGAACAAAAAAATCAATTCATACATCATTCTATGTTTCAAAAAAATTAGATTGCAAAAAAATTACTATAGTCGAAGAAATTAATCAAAATGAAATCGAAGTAAAAGTAAACGATGATAAATCACTACGCAAAGCAACAATATTAAAAGAACGTATAAAGCAACGTGAAAACTTTAGACTTAGAGATATTCTCAAAGATATAGATAAAGGAAACATCAGCGTAAAAACACAAAATATTTTTGGTAAAAGAGGGTATTCAATTGGTCATTATGCTAAAGTCGTAAGAGCTGATCTATTAGTTATGAATGCACCGAAAAGTGCGGGAATTTTAGATAGAATTTTCCCACATGATCTTGAATATATCTTATCCGAATTACCAACCGATGTATTAATAGTAAGATAA
- a CDS encoding cation:proton antiporter, whose translation MLELGGIVILGIIAQWVAWRFKIPAILPLILIGLLVGPFSTLISEDGTKWIEPVWNGTEGLFPGERLFNFVSLAISVILFEGGMTLKKEEVLNVGPVIMKLITLGSIITFFGGGIAAHYIFDLSWSISFLFSALIIVTGPTVIAPILRNIPLKRDISAVLKWEGILIDPIGALVAVLVYEFISVGEGHNYTQEALVEFGKIIVIGFSIGFTSAYGLYYAIKLKLIPHYLMNVISLALVLAVFVLSDMFAHESGLLAVVIMGMVLGNMKSSQLKEILYFKESLSILLISLLFILLAANINIDDLLLLYNWKTVILFAIVVFVLRPLGVFVSTANSTLKTNEKFFISWVGPRGIVAAGIASLFGLRLAMKGEPGAEYITPLVFMIVLGTVLLNATTARFFAKIAGVFLALSEGILIVGASEFSRLIAAYLQKNGRRVVLIDSNAEHVRLSKEVGLDAIETSIYNNDLTENIELNDIGFLMSLTGSKQVNEYALNKYSEVFGEQGSYRLISTDEMRNPNDNPTEGLFSHKDDYINLSEVVRDYPNIYEIELDSKDDYLSYLKKLNAEINSIPIFLKSNDGVIHIIPSFSEKLNIEKGNVLVYLGKEIA comes from the coding sequence ATGCTAGAATTAGGTGGAATAGTAATATTAGGTATTATAGCTCAATGGGTTGCTTGGAGATTTAAAATCCCTGCAATTTTGCCATTAATTTTAATTGGTTTATTGGTAGGGCCATTTTCAACTTTAATTTCAGAAGATGGAACAAAGTGGATTGAGCCTGTGTGGAATGGTACCGAAGGGTTATTTCCCGGAGAACGGCTTTTTAATTTTGTTTCTTTGGCTATTAGTGTAATCCTTTTTGAAGGAGGAATGACACTTAAAAAAGAAGAGGTTTTAAATGTAGGGCCAGTAATTATGAAATTAATTACATTGGGAAGTATTATAACTTTTTTTGGAGGAGGTATTGCAGCACACTATATTTTTGATTTAAGTTGGTCAATTTCTTTTTTGTTTTCAGCCTTGATTATTGTTACTGGACCTACTGTAATTGCTCCAATATTGCGAAATATTCCATTAAAGAGAGATATTTCGGCAGTTTTAAAGTGGGAAGGAATTCTAATTGATCCAATAGGAGCATTAGTGGCTGTATTGGTGTATGAATTTATTAGTGTTGGTGAAGGACATAATTATACTCAAGAAGCTTTAGTAGAGTTTGGGAAAATAATTGTTATTGGCTTTTCAATTGGGTTTACTTCCGCTTACGGATTGTATTATGCTATAAAACTCAAATTAATTCCGCATTATTTAATGAATGTGATTTCTCTTGCATTGGTACTAGCAGTTTTTGTATTGTCAGATATGTTTGCACATGAATCTGGACTGTTGGCCGTAGTAATTATGGGGATGGTTTTAGGAAATATGAAGTCATCACAGTTAAAAGAAATTCTTTATTTCAAAGAATCATTGAGTATTTTATTAATTTCCTTACTGTTTATTTTATTGGCGGCTAATATTAATATTGATGATTTATTACTTTTATACAATTGGAAAACTGTTATTTTATTTGCAATTGTTGTATTTGTTTTAAGACCTTTAGGAGTATTTGTAAGTACTGCAAATTCTACATTAAAAACCAATGAGAAATTTTTTATTAGTTGGGTAGGTCCAAGAGGTATTGTTGCTGCCGGAATTGCATCACTTTTTGGTTTGAGACTTGCAATGAAAGGTGAACCAGGAGCAGAATATATTACTCCACTTGTTTTTATGATTGTTTTAGGAACTGTCTTGTTAAATGCAACAACAGCACGTTTTTTTGCAAAAATAGCAGGAGTGTTTTTAGCTTTATCTGAAGGAATACTTATAGTTGGTGCTTCTGAGTTTTCAAGATTGATTGCAGCCTATCTTCAAAAGAATGGCCGTAGAGTTGTATTGATTGATAGTAATGCTGAACATGTGAGATTGTCTAAAGAAGTAGGTTTAGATGCTATTGAAACAAGTATTTATAATAATGATTTAACTGAAAATATAGAGTTAAATGACATAGGTTTTTTAATGTCATTAACAGGAAGTAAACAAGTAAATGAATATGCTTTAAATAAGTATTCAGAGGTTTTTGGAGAGCAAGGCTCTTATAGGTTGATTTCAACAGATGAAATGCGAAATCCTAATGACAATCCTACTGAAGGATTGTTTTCTCATAAAGATGATTATATTAATTTAAGTGAAGTTGTTAGAGATTATCCAAATATTTATGAAATTGAATTAGATTCAAAAGATGATTATTTAAGTTATTTGAAAAAACTAAATGCAGAAATTAATTCAATTCCAATTTTTCTAAAAAGTAACGATGGAGTTATACATATTATTCCATCCTTTTCTGAAAAATTAAATATAGAAAAAGGAAATGTTTTAGTTTATTTAGGTAAAGAAATAGCATAG
- a CDS encoding DUF4268 domain-containing protein has product MFSKAESAQIRKEFWTSFGKSFPRKWLLYNTKIKGFSLKFNADRKQASVSIDIEHPDEIANELLYDQLVALKTILTSEFIPEIIYDNEFVLDSGKVIHRIYVKHEKKFSIHNKNTWRDCYEFFVENMSKLELFFYEYEDIINQAI; this is encoded by the coding sequence ATGTTTAGCAAAGCCGAATCAGCACAAATTCGCAAAGAATTTTGGACAAGTTTTGGAAAATCATTTCCAAGAAAATGGTTATTATACAATACCAAAATTAAAGGCTTTAGTTTAAAATTTAATGCTGATAGAAAACAAGCATCTGTTTCTATAGATATAGAACATCCTGATGAAATAGCCAATGAATTATTGTACGATCAACTTGTGGCTCTCAAAACTATTTTAACTTCTGAATTTATTCCAGAAATAATTTATGATAATGAATTCGTATTAGATTCTGGTAAAGTGATTCATAGAATATATGTGAAACATGAAAAAAAATTCAGTATTCATAATAAAAATACTTGGAGAGATTGTTATGAGTTTTTTGTTGAAAATATGTCTAAACTAGAACTATTCTTCTATGAGTATGAAGACATTATAAATCAGGCAATTTAA
- the miaE gene encoding tRNA-(ms[2]io[6]A)-hydroxylase: MLGLKFETETSWAEVAKDNLQQILSDHAFAEQKASANAISIIINYSEETELVKEMLAISIEELEHFQMVHELMTKRGLELKMAQKNDYAAHLQKFFPKTKDRTNALIQRLLVAALIEARSCERFKVFSENLKDEELSSFYKELMISEANHYTTFLGFARKYQDPEIVNEKWQNLLAYEADFMKNRGTNARVHG, encoded by the coding sequence ATGTTAGGACTTAAATTTGAAACCGAAACTTCTTGGGCTGAGGTTGCAAAAGATAATTTGCAACAAATTTTAAGTGATCATGCTTTTGCTGAGCAAAAAGCCTCTGCCAATGCAATATCTATAATTATAAATTATTCTGAAGAAACTGAATTAGTAAAAGAAATGCTTGCTATTTCAATAGAAGAATTAGAGCATTTTCAAATGGTTCATGAATTGATGACCAAACGTGGATTAGAATTAAAAATGGCTCAAAAAAATGACTATGCAGCACATTTGCAAAAATTCTTTCCTAAAACCAAAGATAGAACTAATGCATTAATTCAACGATTATTAGTTGCCGCATTAATTGAAGCAAGAAGTTGTGAACGTTTTAAAGTGTTTTCTGAAAATCTAAAAGATGAAGAATTATCAAGTTTTTATAAAGAATTAATGATTTCTGAAGCAAATCATTATACTACTTTCTTAGGTTTTGCACGAAAATATCAAGACCCTGAAATTGTAAATGAAAAATGGCAAAATCTACTTGCCTATGAAGCCGATTTCATGAAAAATAGAGGTACTAATGCAAGAGTTCACGGTTAA
- a CDS encoding SulP family inorganic anion transporter, which produces MVKKNKFKTFASAIPQNLFAGFVVSLIALPLGLGLALASGAPPISGIISAVIGGILVSILGGSNVTITGPGNGLVVVVLAAITTLGQGDLHQGYLFTLAAIVFSGFLMIILGFLRMGSLGDFFPASAIQGMLAAIGIGILAKQFHVMLGNINAKGSIIELLLLIPKGIYDFFKVMDLNQMAAGLVGVISLLIMIFYSKIRNRYFQLIPAPMWIVVLSVGLHYYYEFISSSTYPISDALLINIPDKVFSNFAHPDFSKIFQLDFVNVVIGITLIASIESLLSIKAVDKLDPLKRRSNVNKDIKTLGLATVISGFLGGLNVVTVIARSSVNVNNNGSNRSANFFHASFLVLFILLFTTELRKIPLPALAAILVYTGYKLASPENFRKIVKIGKEQLLIFLITLIVTISTSLITGILTGIVATFIIHVIINKNLGLFVRNYLKPNVLMYKEDEGSGNYYVSIKNFSSFLNYTRLKTKIEQIPEDKDVIVDFSMCDFVDHTVMENMSNYAETFKRKGGHFEVIGLDSHDTDSEHPFAIRINLPFKNIVSGKNLTKRQKSLAKIGEELHWNYEAKPKFEVPNLSEFGYFKTRQINSIYNILSNGEGCKIFDVEFSEGELFAQQVIKATMFYINLDNLIPRFTLDKEGIFEYIYHFAGFKDIDLPNHPDFSKRFYLSGKECDAIKDFFNDELVLFFESNPYYHIESNEKGLLIVDKERLASVKEIKALTDFGIRLQKVISKCEVYAISLPK; this is translated from the coding sequence ATGGTAAAAAAAAATAAGTTCAAAACATTCGCCAGTGCTATTCCACAAAATTTATTTGCTGGTTTTGTTGTTTCACTTATTGCATTGCCTTTGGGTCTTGGTTTGGCACTAGCTTCTGGAGCACCGCCTATATCTGGAATTATATCTGCGGTTATTGGTGGAATTCTAGTCTCTATTTTGGGTGGCTCAAATGTTACAATTACAGGACCAGGAAATGGATTGGTTGTTGTAGTTTTAGCAGCAATTACAACCTTAGGGCAAGGTGATTTACACCAAGGCTACTTATTTACCCTTGCAGCAATTGTTTTTTCAGGATTTTTAATGATTATTTTAGGTTTCTTAAGAATGGGGTCGCTAGGTGATTTCTTTCCTGCATCTGCAATACAAGGAATGCTTGCTGCTATCGGAATTGGAATTTTAGCAAAGCAATTTCATGTAATGCTTGGTAATATTAATGCAAAAGGAAGTATTATAGAATTACTACTTCTAATTCCAAAAGGAATCTATGATTTCTTTAAAGTAATGGATTTAAATCAAATGGCTGCCGGTCTTGTTGGTGTAATTAGTTTACTAATAATGATATTTTATAGTAAAATAAGAAATCGATACTTTCAATTGATACCAGCACCTATGTGGATTGTTGTATTAAGTGTTGGGCTTCATTACTATTACGAATTTATAAGTTCCTCTACTTACCCAATAAGTGATGCATTATTAATAAATATACCAGATAAGGTATTTTCAAATTTTGCACATCCAGATTTTTCTAAAATATTTCAACTTGATTTTGTTAATGTAGTTATTGGTATTACACTAATTGCCAGTATAGAGTCATTATTAAGTATAAAAGCAGTTGATAAACTTGATCCATTAAAAAGAAGATCAAACGTTAATAAAGACATTAAAACTCTAGGATTAGCAACTGTGATTAGTGGGTTTCTTGGAGGTTTAAATGTTGTTACGGTTATTGCAAGAAGTTCAGTAAATGTAAATAATAATGGCTCAAATCGTTCAGCAAACTTTTTTCATGCATCATTTTTGGTTTTATTTATCTTACTTTTCACAACTGAATTAAGAAAAATTCCATTACCAGCACTCGCAGCAATATTAGTTTACACAGGATACAAACTTGCTTCTCCTGAAAATTTTAGGAAAATTGTAAAAATTGGTAAGGAACAATTATTAATTTTCTTAATTACACTCATAGTAACAATCTCAACAAGTTTAATAACTGGTATACTTACAGGAATTGTGGCAACTTTTATTATACATGTAATTATTAATAAAAACTTAGGCTTATTCGTAAGAAATTACTTAAAGCCAAATGTTTTAATGTATAAGGAAGATGAAGGCAGCGGGAACTACTACGTAAGTATTAAAAACTTCTCTAGTTTTCTAAACTACACTAGACTCAAAACAAAAATAGAGCAAATTCCAGAAGATAAAGATGTTATAGTTGATTTTTCTATGTGTGATTTTGTGGATCATACAGTTATGGAAAACATGAGTAATTATGCCGAAACATTTAAAAGAAAAGGAGGACATTTTGAAGTAATTGGATTAGATAGCCACGATACAGATAGTGAACATCCATTTGCTATTAGAATCAATTTACCTTTTAAGAATATTGTAAGTGGTAAAAACTTAACCAAACGTCAAAAATCATTAGCCAAAATTGGGGAAGAATTACATTGGAATTATGAAGCAAAACCAAAATTTGAAGTTCCAAACTTATCTGAATTTGGCTATTTCAAGACACGCCAAATAAACTCAATTTATAATATATTATCCAATGGAGAAGGGTGTAAAATATTTGATGTTGAATTTTCTGAAGGTGAATTGTTTGCTCAACAAGTAATAAAAGCAACTATGTTTTATATTAATCTAGATAATTTAATTCCTAGATTTACTCTAGATAAAGAAGGTATATTTGAATATATATATCATTTTGCTGGATTTAAAGATATTGATTTACCTAACCATCCTGATTTCTCTAAAAGATTTTACTTATCAGGAAAAGAATGTGATGCTATTAAAGATTTTTTCAATGATGAATTGGTTTTATTTTTTGAAAGCAATCCATACTATCATATTGAATCTAACGAAAAAGGACTTTTAATTGTAGACAAAGAAAGACTAGCGAGTGTTAAAGAAATAAAAGCGCTCACAGATTTTGGAATACGCTTACAAAAAGTTATTTCTAAATGTGAAGTCTATGCTATTTCTTTACCTAAATAA